A stretch of DNA from Thiothrix subterranea:
CCGCTTTTTACAGTCTGATTTCACGATAATCCACGGGCATTCCGAGGTGTCGGTGTGGAAGAACATGGCTTCTTTTGCCTTGCCGTATTCATCCCATTTTTCGAGGGATGCTAAGTCAATCGGGCTAAGTTTCCACTGTTTGAGCGGGTGAATTTCACGCTCTTTAAAGCGACGGCGCTGCTCTTTGCGGCTGACGGAGAACCAGAATTTAATCAAGTGAATGCCACTGTTCACTAAATGGCGTTCCAATTCCGGGGCTTGGCGCATGAAAGACAGGTATTCCGCTTCGTTACAGAAGCCCATTACGCGCTCAACACCGGCACGGTTGTACCAAGAGCGATCCATCAGCACGATTTCACCGGCAGACGGTAAGTGTTGGATATAACGCTGGAAATACCATTGCCCCCGTTCCATTTCGGTGGGCTTTTCCAGTGCCACCACCCGCGCACCGCGTGGATTGAGGTGTT
This window harbors:
- the ppk2 gene encoding polyphosphate kinase 2 — translated: MPVSPDDELVDDWRSAVYPYKNRLSRKSYEKQKYHLQVELLKLQAWVRETGQRVVILFEGRDAAGKGGAIKRFMEHLNPRGARVVALEKPTEMERGQWYFQRYIQHLPSAGEIVLMDRSWYNRAGVERVMGFCNEAEYLSFMRQAPELERHLVNSGIHLIKFWFSVSRKEQRRRFKEREIHPLKQWKLSPIDLASLEKWDEYGKAKEAMFFHTDTSECPWIIVKSDCKKRARLNAMRYVLNKMDYTGKDLRNISQADPLIVGRASFGGNNS